The DNA segment atttataaaaaaatatggaacacttaaaatcaaaaacatatatatatatatatatatataaattaataccgCCGTAAAATTGCATTACGAAATGGAgacacatctaaaatatataatgttcacACTAAGTACAAAttaggtttgtttggaaacatggatatcattttttttttaaaagtttgtttggaaacatggattgtaatttaaaaaaaaaaaattgtttggaaatatggatTGGAGTTTAAAAAAtaggtttgtttggaaacatagattgcagttttaaaaaatatgtttgtttggaaacatggataacaatatatcaagaaaaaaaaagaaatgggcttatattttttagaaaaattgaaAGTCCATTATATTATGAGAAACTATCTATTTGGTACCTAATCGGATTCAGTTCAGGTctgtttgggttttgggttttcggggtcaaacATTTCATCctaattcaaatatttctaaatttcagttTGGGGTCGCTGCGGATTTGTGGGTTCAGTTCGAGTTCGGATAACCCgtttaaattacttttaaaattttaaaattcattatatactttaaatttttcaaaaactgtaaacaaaataatatattaaatataaatttgaataacatatgtgaggctacctaaacttaacatataaattagtttagttcaaatatttggatagagaaccaatagttattttaaatattgttggtgttttaagtatacttttactattttagatatttactatTGACTATCTGtgtatattttaaagtatttaaaccagcttaaaagtatcatatatattctaggtgtttttatatacattaaatctaaaaataattaatatataagtacataaatctatttcagatacatttgggtacccgaaatacttcggttcagatCGATTCGTATTCGGTtctccaaaaaccaaaattttgaataattcggatatttaatcaatttgcttcgggtttggtactactttttcggatggGGATCAGTTCGATTCTTCAGATTCGGGTATTTTGCCCATCCCTAATATTAttgatattaaaaacaaatagaaacatatttttgaaaaaatacatCCGCGCGtccgcgcggatcaaaatcttgttaatattataagaaaagtTACCAAATGTTTGTAATGAGTTGGTATAATTCAACATGTGGaatatgaacaaaaaaagtGGGGATCATTTACgtcacatattatttttaaaagattttgacATTTTCATATCAttgtattcatttataataaattatttcattatatataaataaattatttttatttatatacgaaatttaattgtttttattctctacaaaaagaaattatgcatatttaatttgaataaatattaaaataattgttaGTTCGTAAAATTAGGTggtgaattttattaaacaaaatcatTGTAACAGATAAAACTGAATGTTTGTTAAATTATTaggtagaagaaaaaaaaatgatgtggAGTTTTCAAAGGTGGAAATAAGATGTTGAATCTTGAAATCATTGTGGATAGTATTAGTCTTAATTTAGTTGcctgtattaaaatttaaaattattgtataaaactattaatGATAGAGatgttaaataaaaaattgaacagtTGAATCAGTAAAATGAGCATGTCAAACAATGAAAAATGATGACGTAGATTATTAGTTGTTGAAAACATTGAGTATGTTAAATAATGATGAAGTAGAGACCACCAAAGCCACATGTAactatctaaaaaaaaaaattgacattcGTACATCATCTATTATTTACAATCAATTATATGAGTAAAAATCAaaccatttatttttatttcttatatgaaatttattatttattattttctataattagAGATTAAGTTTATTTCAATTTGAACAgggaaaatataattaataattagtaaaataggttgttgatttttaataaacaaaattattatagtgcttaaaatttgaatgtgtgTTAAATtattaatggaaaaaaaaaccttGTGGAAGGTGTAAAAGTAAAAATAGGGTGTTGAACCTTCAAAcaattgtaaaaaaattaaaacactaCAAAAATATCAATTTACTATTGTGTAGTTAGTGGGTAAATCAAACTAACACTATCAGCTTTTGATAGAGTAAGTTATAGTCATGTTACTCTACTATAACATTTTTTGTTCTTTAAGAGATTACCCTCTTGGCCATGCTTGTTGGAATAACAAAAGTCGTTGTTTCACGGATAATTCGATACTCCATTTATGGAATTCAAAGTTTTGAAGTTTCGTTTGCTCGAgacaaatatgtttttttgcttgataaactaaaacaaaaatagGTAAACTtatagaaaatgaaacaaaagataATGAAATAAGAATATGGTACTACTTGCTCTGATGCCTTCTTCATTCTCTTCCAGCACCAACACAACATAGCAAATgctagaataaaaataaaatacttaaaagTTGTATTTCATATATTACGTTAGAACTATCAACACTAGACATGTCAGACCATACTTTCTCATCAATAAGACCATGTAAAATTGTGAATATTATTCAACACcctattttacaatttttaacaCTCCACATCACTTCCTCTTTTTTCCACATATTAATTCAATATACATTCAACTATTATATCtacatttgttttctttaataaaactcAACACAATGTCTCACTATTTTATTTCATATCTCTATTTTTTACATTTGTTTATAAAGcaataatcaataaaaaaaattttaaaatcaagataacaaaacttaaacaatttaaaataatttgatataGTTTGGTTGGTTTGAAAATTGTTGAGATTTGGTAGTTAAAAGAAGAAACATAAGAATTTTAGGTATTAAAGTGATTATTGTAAAGATTgtttttaacaaaaagaaaatctttTTCTTATATCTAAATGAAATGAgagtaatctttatttaaaaaaattatatatgaaataaccgagtttaaataaattagcaaagattaaagtataaaatattaatagcCATTAGAAATACAATACTGTATATGACAATGTTGGGTCCATTTATTGTTCTTCCAACGTTGAAAACTTTCAACCCCAAATAATTCACGTGGATTTTCACATTATTCAACTACTTTATTGTTTTGATAAAACTGTTGAATTAAAAGATTCAACATGCTCATTGCTCATGGTCTAAGAGTAGCTCAAGACCAATGAGCATCCTTGGTTTTGCATGATTTTGGAATTTTCAAAAGTAACTTGAAAATCATGTTCGTCTCTTTCATTACGGAACAAAATCATGGGAAAAAACGGCCAGAGAGATTGCGGTAGGGAATTTAGATGAATTTTAAACCATTGGTGTGGAGGAAATAAGGGTGATGGAGAGATAAATATGATGATTTGGAGGATATATATGATATAgattatttagtaaatatttcaataaaagtcttttttgtttacaaatttaAGGACTTATGCctatataattttcaataaaaaattaaaaggtgTAATTAAGCCAATATTTTACTTGGTTATGCCCAGGACCGGTAATGATCagaattaaactatatatataaatgcaaGAGTATGTGAGGATTTGGTTGCCATCTCGTTGTTACAGTTGTGTGGACAAAACAATTATGGATGTAGAtagtgatgaagaagagaagcgtGGGAGATTAAAAATAGATAGACATTGAAAATTGATTTAACGACAAAGGAAGATAACTGAGACGTCACACACAATAACTTAGGTGATAGGTGGGATATCAAACTTGGagcctaaaaatattattctttgtgttttattgggccaaaattattgttttattaaaaaattctaaaatgtaATGGACACTGacgtcaaatattttttataggaTGTGATATATTGATGTGTCGACATTTCATTGGTGAATTTTTTTCTGAGTTATAAAGATCTCAAATTTTCTCTTTTACAGTATATTTATCgactaaaagaaagaaaaaatatactaTTAGTAACCAAGTACTATATTTTTTGCCAAAATATTTACACTACATGtgtatttttaagttttaatacaatacaaaatataaattttattttaatgaaaaggtatattatatataattagtttgGTATTCAGTTTATTAACTTTTTGATCGCATAATCAAAGTTGAATTGATAATGCATATATTGATAAATAGTTGTAAAATGAATATGCTCGTATGTGAATAAAACATCTAGTTATAAAATATTCATAcactttttcatatttattaattattattttatattttgtaaattattatatgattattttgtttattaaattttgaaaacttcTGTGAAATTCTACACGTGCTCTTGAATGATTTAAAAGATGCTGAATATCTTATTTTAATTCGAAACATTAACAAACGAAAACtacttaaaactatttaaaaaaataaagttcgATACTTCGTAAAATAATCTTGCATAATCAATGGAATCTTAGTCTCCCATAGAaaccataattatatataaccgAGATATTAAGTCAAAGTCCCCTTAAACAGACACAACGATAAAACAACACAGGGATAATACATGCAAATACATTTGCATATTTTCACCCAATTATCACCTGGCTTGCAATTCGTGATAGACTGTCGACAGGCCACCGTACAAGCCAGTGGGGTCAACCGCAAAGATGTCTTTACTGTGGTGAGCCAGATGAGACGAGAgaccatctcttctttgcttgCCCATTTACATTTACTCTCTGGCTGAAGGTTGTTGGAAATTTGTTTGGCATCGACCCCGACCCGGACTGGGACACCACGCTTGAGCGTCTGCAGAATGGAACGTATGACCGGCTCACGTTCATACTCCTGCGACTTGTCTTTCAGGTTTCCGTTTACTTCATCTGGATAGAGCGAAATGATAGGAAGCATAGTAACCGAGCAAAGTCTGTGGAGCAACTAGCAAAGCTGATTGATAAGGCAGTCCGGAACAGGTTATCATCTACCCATTATTTCCTCAAGCCGAAGCTGAAAGGAATTATGTGCAGATGGTTTGAAGCTCATCCCCACCGCGAGTGACCTACGGACTTGGAGCTCTTGCAAAGGAGTGATCTATACTTTTTTCATACGTTTTCCAAATTTGTTGATTCTTTAATAAGGTTTCAGTTAGTAAAAGCCTTATAGATGTACATAATATCTTTTTaaaagttgatcaataaatttaacatttcatcaaaaaaaaaattattcgcATAATAAAACTCCAAACAAACCTTGAAAATATATTGAACTCACCGCCTAGAGGCAAGAGCTGTCACGGTTAAAGAGCTCACGGTTAGgctcaagtatcttgcaaagaCCCATATACGTGAAGTAGAGCACACGATCTTTAGCTCCGGTCCTGGGACTCTTGGAGTGTTTACAGAAATTCCTGAGGTGCTCCAACGTACAGTAACCCAACGTTTTTCCCAAAAGCAAAAACAACCAATTGATCTGACTCTTCCGGTCAGCAATAACCGGCTTAGCCGCCTTATCACGGCCACAAAGCTCGCATCGAACCGGTTTTGGGTTAGTCCAAACCGGATGAGCACGTTCTCTCAAACCTTTCTTCGGCGTGACGAAAACGTTCTCGACTTCAAAGAATCTCTCTCTCACATGGTAGCTCACTTGATACACTTTCTTGCAGTGTCTGCAATGTACGTCTCCGGTGATGGTAGTGATCTGTTTCGATTCAAGGTTCTCTAGGCTTTGTATCGTACCTCATTTGTTCGTCGCCCATGGAAACGGCGGCAGTGCTAGTCGAAGCAGTGCCGTCGTCGTCGGGGAGGGATTCGATGTTTGGCCCAAGCTCAGGGAAAGAGGAAGGTGATGTTAgaagttttcaaggctcctaagacaaatgttgtagtatagaagattgtcgaaccagttctgagggatatcaaaccactgagaatgcaagtactcacttaatctaagtggaaccaatgatttagatgggttttaaactactactaatactagaaagcaataacagaatgatactttcttgactaaaggaaaagagaactcatgggcataggaattagaccttgggtgatcaagtatcgaactaaagatggcaaatgatcaatcaaactatcaaccttaa comes from the Brassica napus cultivar Da-Ae chromosome A7, Da-Ae, whole genome shotgun sequence genome and includes:
- the LOC106355008 gene encoding uncharacterized protein LOC106355008 → MRHCKKVYQVSYHVRERFFEVENVFVTPKKGLRERAHPVWTNPKPVRCELCGRDKAAKPVIADRKSQINWLFLLLGKTLGYCTLEHLRNFCKHSKSPRTGAKDRVLYFTYMGLCKILEPNRELFNRDSSCL